In Hermetia illucens chromosome 1, iHerIll2.2.curated.20191125, whole genome shotgun sequence, one genomic interval encodes:
- the LOC119646436 gene encoding indole-3-acetaldehyde oxidase-like isoform X1 produces the protein MAVNFKINGKPYKVLLQNHPPDITLNTFIRQHANLPATKFMCLEGGCGVCICAVKGRHPDTNEHKVWATNSCLTLLNVCDGWEIITSEGIGNKKDGYHPIQTRLADLNGTQCGYCSPGMVMNMYALLESKGGQISMEEIENSFGGNICRCTGYRPILDAMKSFGINSDYEFIDKCKDIEDLDKTCPKTGTKCSGTCRARKMHVVFEDDREWIQPHSIDDIIQTLGNIGSKKYMLVAGNTAHGVYRRSRDVQIFIDINKIPDLHAHSIGEKEIELGGNLSLSETMDVLRKATSTPGFEFCDKVVHHIDLVANVPVRNMGTLAGNLSIKHQHKEFPSDIFILLETLNAKFTIMGLDGKTTTSSVLNYLQMDMSKKILTKIIIEAKPVDQYLFNSYKIMPRAQNAHAFVNAGFLLEMANDTVKSARICFGGINPDFIHAYQTEKFLVGKNLFSNETIQGVMTELEAEINPDWVLPDASPEYRRKLACGLFYKFILGVAPQDIVKEQNRSGGDILRRSLSSGTQIYDTRKDMYPVTKPIRKIEAIAQCSGEAFYMNDLPPLPGEVWAAFVHATQANSRIAKIDASPALNIPGVVAFYSAKDIPGTNSFIEKGMFGFDEEEYIFCDDLVQFHSQPLGVIVAETADIAKAASEKVKVLYEKLSGSVMPTMQDVFENKAFHRISGVTESENYKESTSPLEGTKHIQSNFDIGSQYHYTMEPQTCVCIPTEDGLDVYSATQHMDLTQSAIAKCLDTTKSKVFLQVRRLGGGYGCKISRASQIACACAVASTLLNRPVRFVQSLESMMNAVGKRFACHCDYTVDVDDKGKIVKLTNSFYEDCGCTVNESPVNYLSTWTVSNCYDADGNWKISGKTVKTDAPSHTWCRAPGALEGIAMIENIMEHIACETQQDSADVRLRNLKPGTKMETLLPEFLTSTEYKARKEEIIKFNEQNRWRKRGLGLALMKYPTHYFGTQPATVSIYQGDGSVSISHGGIEMGQGLNTKVAQVAAYVLGVPLETIRIHPSDSFNGANATVTGGGVGSETACYAAKKACEELLLRMQPVRDTMENPTWLTLVQKCWSSNISLTASRSHKAGDLQVYDVWGLCLSEIEVDILTGNLVIKRVDILEDTGESLSPIIDVGQIEGAFIMGVGYWLTEKLVFNRQSGELLTNRTWTYKPPGAKDIPIDFRITLLQNSPNPAGFLRSKATGEPASCLAISVLFALRHALDSSRADAGITEKWFHLGAPSTPEDTVLNSGTSVEMFTLN, from the exons ATGGctgtaaatttcaaaataaatggaaaaccaTATAAGG TTCTCCTGCAAAATCATCCGCCCGATATTACCCTCAATACCTTCATACGCCAGCATGCGAACCTGCCTGCCACAAAGTTCATGTGCCTAGAAGGTGGATGTGGAGTGTGCATTTGTGCGGTGAAAGGACGACATCCAGATACAAATGAACACAAAGTATGGGCGACCAATTCT TGTCTGACTTTATTAAACGTCTGCGATGGATGGGAAATTATAACCTCTGAAGGCATTGGAAACAAAAAAGATGGTTATCACCCAATTCAAACCCGATTAGCTGACTTGAATGGTACTCAATGTGGATACTGTTCTCCAGGAATGGTTATGAACATGTACGCACTCTTGGAATCTAAAGGAGGACAGATCAGCATGGAAGAAATAGAAAATTCCTTCGGCGGAAACATTTGTCGCTGCACCGGCTATAGGCCTATTTTAGATGCAATGAAATCATTTGGCATAAATTCAGACTACGAATTTATTGACAAATGCAAAGATATTGAAGATTTGGATAAAACTTGTCCGAAAACAGGCACAAAATGTTCTGGAACGTGCAGGGCACGAAAAATGCATGTAGTTTTCGAAGATGATAGAGAGTGGATTCAACCTCATTCCATTGATGATATAATTCAAACTTTGGGAAATATTGGCAGCAAAAAGTATATGCTGGTGGCCGGAAATACAGCACATGGTGTCTACCGAAGATCGCGGGATGTTCAGATTTTTATCGACATCAATAAAATTCCTGATTTGCACGCACACTCTATTGGCGAAAAGGAGATTGAACTAGGTGGAAATTTAAGCCTTAGTGAAACCATGGATGTGCTGCGAAAAGCCACGTCAACTCCAGGGTTTGAATTTTGCGACAAAGTAGTGCATCATATCGACTTAGTTGCAAACGTACCAGTTCGGAAC ATGGGTACATTAGCCGGAAATTTGTCGATCAAGCATCAGCACAAGGAATTCCCCTCAGACATTTTTATATTGCTTGAAACATTGAACGCCAAATTCACTATAATGGGCCTGGATGGCAAGACGACTACGTCTTCAGTATTGAACTACTTACAAATGGATATGAGTAAGAAGATCTTAACGAAAATCATCATTGAGGCAAAGCCAGTGGATCAGTACCTCTTCAATTCATATAAG ATAATGCCCCGAGCACAAAATGCTCATGCATTTGTCAATGCCGGATTTCTCCTAGAAATGGCGAATGATACCGTTAAATCAGCGcgtatatgcttcggtggcatTAATCCAGACTTTATTCACGcttatcaaaccgaaaaatttttggttgGCAAAAACCTCTTCTCAAACGAAACTATTCAAGGAGTAATGACGGAACTCGAAGCCGAAATTAACCCCGATTGGGTTCTTCCTGACGCTTCTCCCGAATATCGCAGAAAACTAGCTTGTGGACTATTTTACAAGTTCATCTTAGGGGTTGCTCCTCAAGATATTGTAAAAGAACAGAATAGATCCGGTGGAGACATTCTTCGCCGATCGCTATCAAGTGGAACGCAGATTTATGATACTCGCAAGGATATGTATCCTGTAACAAAGCCAATACGCAAAATTGAAGCGATTGCGCAATGTTCTGGAGAAGCTTTTTATATGAATGATTTGCCTCCGTTACCGGGAGAAGTTTGGGCAGCATTTGTTCATGCAACGCAAGCTAACTCGCGAATCGCGAAGATCGATGCTAGTCCTGCCTTGAATATACCCGGAGTAGTAGCCTTCTATTCGGCAAAAGACATTCCAGGGACAAACTCTTTCATTGAGAAAGGCATGTTTGGATTCGATGAAGAAGAATATATATTCTGTGACGATCTGGTCCAGTTCCATTCACAACCGTTGGGTGTGATTGTTGCGGAAACGGCCGACATAGCTAAAGCAGCGAGTGAGAAGGTTAAGGTCCTTTATGAAAAGCTGAGTGGTTCGGTAATGCCTACGATGCAGGACGTTTTCGAAAACAAAGCCTTCCATAGAATCTCTGGCGTGACGGAATCCGAAAATTATAAAGAAAGTACATCCCCCCTGGAGGGCACGAAACATATTCAGAGTAACTTCGATATAGGAAGTCAGTATCATTATACCATGGAACCGCAGACGTGTGTCTGTATCCCGACAGAGGATGGCTTGGACGTTTACTCGGCCACACAGCATATGGATTTGACACAATCAGCAATTGCCAAGTGCTTGGATACTACAAAGTCTAAAGTGTTCTTGCAAGTAAGGCGGTTGGGTGGTGGGTATGGCTGCAAGATTTCTCGGGCTTCTCAGATCGCTTGTGCCTGTGCAGTGGCAAGTACGCTTTTGAACAGGCCCGTTCGATTTGTACAGAGCCTGGAATCTATGATGAATGCCGTTGGGAAACGATTCGCGTGCCACTGTGATTACACAGTTGACGTCGACGATAAAGGGAAAATAGTAAAACTCACGAATTCGTTCTATGAAGATTGCGGATGCACCGTCAACGAGAGTCCTGTGAATTATTTGTCCACATGGACAGTTTCAAACTGTTACGATGCAGATGGAAATTGGAAAATTAGTGGAAAGACAGTAAAAACAGATGCACCTAGTCATACTTGGTGCAGAGCACCAGGAGCACTGGAAGGAATTGCAATGATCGAGAATATCATGGAACATATTGCTTGTGAAACTCAGCAGGATTCCGCTGACGTACGATTGCGGAACCTGAAACCAGGCACTAAAATGGAAACTTTACTGCCCGAATTTCTCACAAGCACGGAATATAAGGCACGCAAAgaggaaataataaaatttaatgaacAGAACCGTTGGCGTAAGCGTGGTTTAGGCCTAGCTTTAATGAAATATCCTACTCATTATTTCGGCACGCAACCCGCTACCGTTAGTATCTATCAAGGAGACGGCAGCGTGTCGATAAGCCATGGtggtatcgaaatgggacaagGATTAAATACCAAGGTCGCACAAGTTGCCGCATATGTTCTTGGTGTTCCACTAGAAACGATTCGAATTCATCCTTCAGACAGCTTTAATGGCGCCAATGCCACAGTGACTGGTGGCGGCGTTGGTAGTGAGACAGCTTGTTAC GCGGCGAAAAAGGCTTGTGAGGAATTGCTTTTAAGAATGCAACCCGTTCGCGATACTATGGAAAATCCCACTTGGCTAACACTTGTTCAGAAATGCTGGAGCTCCAACATATCGCTAACAGCGTCACGATCACATAAGGCAGGAGACTTGCAAGTTTACGACGTATGGGGTCTTTGTTTATCTGAAATAGAAGTGGATATTTTAACTGGAAATTTAGTCATAAAGCGTGTGGATATTTTAGAGGATACTGGGGAAAGTTTAAGTCCCATAATCGATGTGGGACAAATCGAGGGTGCTTTTATAATGGGGGTCGGGTATTGGTTAACGGAAAAGTTGGTTTTTAATCGGCAATCTGGAGAGCTCCTTACTAACCGCACTTGGACTTATAAGCCACCGGGTGCTAAGGACATACCGATTGACTTTAGgattacattgctgcaaaatagtCCAAATCCTGCAGGCTTTCTAAGATCGAAAG CTACCGGCGAGCCTGCATCATGTCTTGCTATCTCCGTCCTCTTTGC
- the LOC119646436 gene encoding xanthine dehydrogenase-like isoform X2, translating to MAVNFKINGKPYKVLLQNHPPDITLNTFIRQHANLPATKFMCLEGGCGVCICAVKGRHPDTNEHKVWATNSMGTLAGNLSIKHQHKEFPSDIFILLETLNAKFTIMGLDGKTTTSSVLNYLQMDMSKKILTKIIIEAKPVDQYLFNSYKIMPRAQNAHAFVNAGFLLEMANDTVKSARICFGGINPDFIHAYQTEKFLVGKNLFSNETIQGVMTELEAEINPDWVLPDASPEYRRKLACGLFYKFILGVAPQDIVKEQNRSGGDILRRSLSSGTQIYDTRKDMYPVTKPIRKIEAIAQCSGEAFYMNDLPPLPGEVWAAFVHATQANSRIAKIDASPALNIPGVVAFYSAKDIPGTNSFIEKGMFGFDEEEYIFCDDLVQFHSQPLGVIVAETADIAKAASEKVKVLYEKLSGSVMPTMQDVFENKAFHRISGVTESENYKESTSPLEGTKHIQSNFDIGSQYHYTMEPQTCVCIPTEDGLDVYSATQHMDLTQSAIAKCLDTTKSKVFLQVRRLGGGYGCKISRASQIACACAVASTLLNRPVRFVQSLESMMNAVGKRFACHCDYTVDVDDKGKIVKLTNSFYEDCGCTVNESPVNYLSTWTVSNCYDADGNWKISGKTVKTDAPSHTWCRAPGALEGIAMIENIMEHIACETQQDSADVRLRNLKPGTKMETLLPEFLTSTEYKARKEEIIKFNEQNRWRKRGLGLALMKYPTHYFGTQPATVSIYQGDGSVSISHGGIEMGQGLNTKVAQVAAYVLGVPLETIRIHPSDSFNGANATVTGGGVGSETACYAAKKACEELLLRMQPVRDTMENPTWLTLVQKCWSSNISLTASRSHKAGDLQVYDVWGLCLSEIEVDILTGNLVIKRVDILEDTGESLSPIIDVGQIEGAFIMGVGYWLTEKLVFNRQSGELLTNRTWTYKPPGAKDIPIDFRITLLQNSPNPAGFLRSKATGEPASCLAISVLFALRHALDSSRADAGITEKWFHLGAPSTPEDTVLNSGTSVEMFTLN from the exons ATGGctgtaaatttcaaaataaatggaaaaccaTATAAGG TTCTCCTGCAAAATCATCCGCCCGATATTACCCTCAATACCTTCATACGCCAGCATGCGAACCTGCCTGCCACAAAGTTCATGTGCCTAGAAGGTGGATGTGGAGTGTGCATTTGTGCGGTGAAAGGACGACATCCAGATACAAATGAACACAAAGTATGGGCGACCAATTCT ATGGGTACATTAGCCGGAAATTTGTCGATCAAGCATCAGCACAAGGAATTCCCCTCAGACATTTTTATATTGCTTGAAACATTGAACGCCAAATTCACTATAATGGGCCTGGATGGCAAGACGACTACGTCTTCAGTATTGAACTACTTACAAATGGATATGAGTAAGAAGATCTTAACGAAAATCATCATTGAGGCAAAGCCAGTGGATCAGTACCTCTTCAATTCATATAAG ATAATGCCCCGAGCACAAAATGCTCATGCATTTGTCAATGCCGGATTTCTCCTAGAAATGGCGAATGATACCGTTAAATCAGCGcgtatatgcttcggtggcatTAATCCAGACTTTATTCACGcttatcaaaccgaaaaatttttggttgGCAAAAACCTCTTCTCAAACGAAACTATTCAAGGAGTAATGACGGAACTCGAAGCCGAAATTAACCCCGATTGGGTTCTTCCTGACGCTTCTCCCGAATATCGCAGAAAACTAGCTTGTGGACTATTTTACAAGTTCATCTTAGGGGTTGCTCCTCAAGATATTGTAAAAGAACAGAATAGATCCGGTGGAGACATTCTTCGCCGATCGCTATCAAGTGGAACGCAGATTTATGATACTCGCAAGGATATGTATCCTGTAACAAAGCCAATACGCAAAATTGAAGCGATTGCGCAATGTTCTGGAGAAGCTTTTTATATGAATGATTTGCCTCCGTTACCGGGAGAAGTTTGGGCAGCATTTGTTCATGCAACGCAAGCTAACTCGCGAATCGCGAAGATCGATGCTAGTCCTGCCTTGAATATACCCGGAGTAGTAGCCTTCTATTCGGCAAAAGACATTCCAGGGACAAACTCTTTCATTGAGAAAGGCATGTTTGGATTCGATGAAGAAGAATATATATTCTGTGACGATCTGGTCCAGTTCCATTCACAACCGTTGGGTGTGATTGTTGCGGAAACGGCCGACATAGCTAAAGCAGCGAGTGAGAAGGTTAAGGTCCTTTATGAAAAGCTGAGTGGTTCGGTAATGCCTACGATGCAGGACGTTTTCGAAAACAAAGCCTTCCATAGAATCTCTGGCGTGACGGAATCCGAAAATTATAAAGAAAGTACATCCCCCCTGGAGGGCACGAAACATATTCAGAGTAACTTCGATATAGGAAGTCAGTATCATTATACCATGGAACCGCAGACGTGTGTCTGTATCCCGACAGAGGATGGCTTGGACGTTTACTCGGCCACACAGCATATGGATTTGACACAATCAGCAATTGCCAAGTGCTTGGATACTACAAAGTCTAAAGTGTTCTTGCAAGTAAGGCGGTTGGGTGGTGGGTATGGCTGCAAGATTTCTCGGGCTTCTCAGATCGCTTGTGCCTGTGCAGTGGCAAGTACGCTTTTGAACAGGCCCGTTCGATTTGTACAGAGCCTGGAATCTATGATGAATGCCGTTGGGAAACGATTCGCGTGCCACTGTGATTACACAGTTGACGTCGACGATAAAGGGAAAATAGTAAAACTCACGAATTCGTTCTATGAAGATTGCGGATGCACCGTCAACGAGAGTCCTGTGAATTATTTGTCCACATGGACAGTTTCAAACTGTTACGATGCAGATGGAAATTGGAAAATTAGTGGAAAGACAGTAAAAACAGATGCACCTAGTCATACTTGGTGCAGAGCACCAGGAGCACTGGAAGGAATTGCAATGATCGAGAATATCATGGAACATATTGCTTGTGAAACTCAGCAGGATTCCGCTGACGTACGATTGCGGAACCTGAAACCAGGCACTAAAATGGAAACTTTACTGCCCGAATTTCTCACAAGCACGGAATATAAGGCACGCAAAgaggaaataataaaatttaatgaacAGAACCGTTGGCGTAAGCGTGGTTTAGGCCTAGCTTTAATGAAATATCCTACTCATTATTTCGGCACGCAACCCGCTACCGTTAGTATCTATCAAGGAGACGGCAGCGTGTCGATAAGCCATGGtggtatcgaaatgggacaagGATTAAATACCAAGGTCGCACAAGTTGCCGCATATGTTCTTGGTGTTCCACTAGAAACGATTCGAATTCATCCTTCAGACAGCTTTAATGGCGCCAATGCCACAGTGACTGGTGGCGGCGTTGGTAGTGAGACAGCTTGTTAC GCGGCGAAAAAGGCTTGTGAGGAATTGCTTTTAAGAATGCAACCCGTTCGCGATACTATGGAAAATCCCACTTGGCTAACACTTGTTCAGAAATGCTGGAGCTCCAACATATCGCTAACAGCGTCACGATCACATAAGGCAGGAGACTTGCAAGTTTACGACGTATGGGGTCTTTGTTTATCTGAAATAGAAGTGGATATTTTAACTGGAAATTTAGTCATAAAGCGTGTGGATATTTTAGAGGATACTGGGGAAAGTTTAAGTCCCATAATCGATGTGGGACAAATCGAGGGTGCTTTTATAATGGGGGTCGGGTATTGGTTAACGGAAAAGTTGGTTTTTAATCGGCAATCTGGAGAGCTCCTTACTAACCGCACTTGGACTTATAAGCCACCGGGTGCTAAGGACATACCGATTGACTTTAGgattacattgctgcaaaatagtCCAAATCCTGCAGGCTTTCTAAGATCGAAAG CTACCGGCGAGCCTGCATCATGTCTTGCTATCTCCGTCCTCTTTGC